One region of Flavobacterium pisciphilum genomic DNA includes:
- a CDS encoding PRTRC system ThiF family protein, translating into MNTAKTAVHFTDNYLLNPTNPISVNLIGAGGTGSKVLTALMEINESLIALGHAGLQVRLWDDDVITSANLGRQRFAESETGLYKSVALVNRCNRWAGTNWKAETVKFEKDNFGRPPEKARVTITITCVDNVQARFGVAEILKEISYRRHYQDEPKYWLDFGNSQDTGQVLLSTIGEIKQPNSEKYETVASLPFVTDEFGELLKQSEQEDNTPSCSLAEALEHQDLFINSSLTQMGCSLLWNLFRKGMTEYRGFFHNLKDFRTHPIKVA; encoded by the coding sequence ATGAATACAGCAAAAACCGCAGTTCATTTTACAGATAATTACCTGCTCAATCCTACCAATCCGATTTCGGTAAACCTTATCGGGGCAGGTGGCACAGGCTCAAAAGTATTGACTGCTTTAATGGAAATAAACGAAAGTTTGATTGCGTTGGGACACGCAGGGTTACAAGTCCGCCTTTGGGACGATGATGTTATCACGAGTGCCAATTTGGGCAGACAGCGTTTTGCAGAAAGTGAAACAGGATTATACAAATCCGTTGCTTTAGTCAATCGTTGTAACCGTTGGGCAGGAACAAATTGGAAAGCCGAAACGGTAAAATTTGAAAAAGATAATTTTGGCAGACCACCCGAAAAAGCAAGGGTAACCATTACCATTACTTGTGTGGATAATGTACAGGCGAGGTTTGGTGTTGCTGAAATTCTTAAAGAAATAAGTTACCGCAGACATTATCAAGACGAACCAAAATATTGGTTAGATTTTGGCAACAGCCAAGATACAGGACAAGTGCTACTATCTACTATCGGAGAGATAAAACAACCAAATTCTGAAAAGTACGAAACGGTGGCAAGCCTGCCATTTGTTACCGATGAATTTGGCGAACTATTGAAGCAATCCGAACAAGAGGACAACACGCCAAGTTGCTCACTTGCCGAAGCGTTGGAACACCAAGATTTGTTTATCAATTCATCATTGACACAAATGGGTTGTTCGTTATTGTGGAACTTGTTTCGCAAAGGAATGACCGAATACAGGGGATTTTTTCACAATCTGAAAGATTTCCGCACCCACCCGATAAAAGTCGCCTGA